One stretch of Corynebacterium callunae DSM 20147 DNA includes these proteins:
- the trmD gene encoding tRNA (guanosine(37)-N1)-methyltransferase TrmD: MVYGFRGLGRFSAVSSSQEFDAHRLRLDVISIFPEYLDPLRHALLGKAIEDGILEVGVHDLRKWATGGHKAVDDTPYGGGPGMVMKPEVWGPALDDIAAGHVVGDELESASPHLKSARHDEIEGVEKRAYEVEAAGDKELPLLLVPTPAGKPFTQTDAQGWSNERHIVFACGRYEGIDQRVIDDAAKRYRVREVSIGDYVLIGGEVAVLVIAEAVVRLIPGVLGNRRSHEEDSFSDGLLEGPSYTKPRSWRGLDVPEVLFSGNHAKVDRWRRDQALLRTQAVRPELIDETQLDAADRKVLGLD; this comes from the coding sequence ATGGTGTATGGATTCCGTGGACTTGGTAGATTTAGTGCGGTGAGTAGCTCCCAAGAATTTGATGCACACCGTTTACGCCTAGATGTCATAAGCATCTTCCCGGAATACCTTGACCCACTGCGCCACGCGCTGCTGGGCAAGGCAATTGAAGATGGCATCCTCGAAGTAGGAGTGCATGATCTTCGTAAATGGGCCACCGGCGGACATAAGGCCGTGGATGATACCCCCTATGGTGGTGGCCCTGGAATGGTGATGAAGCCTGAGGTTTGGGGACCAGCACTAGATGATATTGCAGCTGGCCATGTAGTTGGCGATGAGCTGGAATCTGCCTCCCCACACCTAAAGAGCGCCCGCCATGATGAAATTGAGGGTGTGGAAAAACGCGCCTATGAGGTCGAAGCGGCAGGGGATAAGGAATTGCCCTTGCTGTTGGTTCCGACTCCTGCGGGTAAACCTTTTACCCAAACTGATGCTCAGGGATGGTCAAATGAGCGCCATATTGTCTTTGCTTGTGGCCGTTATGAAGGCATTGACCAGCGCGTTATTGATGATGCTGCCAAGCGCTACCGCGTGCGCGAAGTTTCCATCGGCGATTATGTCCTGATCGGCGGTGAAGTGGCAGTGCTTGTTATCGCTGAGGCAGTGGTGCGCCTGATTCCCGGCGTGTTGGGAAATCGCCGCAGCCACGAGGAAGACAGCTTCTCAGACGGGCTTCTTGAAGGCCCTTCCTATACCAAACCCCGTAGCTGGCGCGGCTTGGATGTGCCCGAGGTGCTATTCTCGGGCAACCACGCAAAGGTTGACCGTTGGCGACGCGATCAGGCGCTGTTGCGTACTCAGGCTGTTCGGCCTGAGCTTATCGACGAAACCCAGCTGGACGCCGCTGACCGCAAAGTATTAGGGCTTGACTAA
- the rpsP gene encoding 30S ribosomal protein S16: protein MAVKIKLQRLGKIRTPHYRVVIADARTKRDGKVIENIGIYEPKSEPSVIKINSERAQHWLSVGAQPTEAVAALLKVTGDWQKFKGIDGQEGTLKVAEPKPSKLELFNQALSEANNGPTAEAITEKKKKAREEKEAKAAAEKAAAEKAAAAEAEAEAEAPAEEAAAEEA, encoded by the coding sequence ATGGCTGTTAAAATCAAGCTCCAGCGCCTCGGCAAGATCCGTACCCCGCACTACCGCGTTGTCATCGCTGATGCACGCACCAAGCGCGACGGCAAGGTTATCGAGAACATCGGTATCTACGAGCCAAAGTCCGAGCCTTCCGTAATCAAGATCAACTCTGAGCGCGCTCAGCACTGGCTTTCCGTTGGCGCTCAGCCAACCGAGGCTGTTGCAGCACTGCTTAAGGTGACCGGCGATTGGCAGAAGTTCAAGGGCATCGATGGCCAGGAAGGCACCCTTAAGGTTGCTGAGCCTAAGCCATCCAAGCTCGAGCTCTTCAACCAGGCACTCTCCGAGGCTAACAACGGCCCAACCGCAGAGGCTATCACCGAGAAGAAGAAGAAGGCTCGCGAGGAGAAGGAAGCTAAGGCTGCAGCTGAAAAGGCTGCTGCTGAGAAGGCTGCCGCTGCTGAAGCTGAAGCAGAAGCAGAAGCTCCTGCTGAGGAAGCTGCTGCAGAAGAGGCTTAA
- a CDS encoding ThiF family adenylyltransferase codes for MALPQAELKRTARHLSLPGFGIEQQERLHNAHVLMVGAGGLGCPALQSLAAAGIGTITIIDDDTVDLSNIHRQILFGAADIGKPKVEVAAARLRQLQPGITINTLQERLTVDNAVELIAAADIVLDGCDTFATSYLIADAAELTGTPLIWATVLRFHGDLALFHSSNTQRGVGLRDLFPTQPPANLVPDCATAGVLGSTTAVMGSLMATHTIGFLAGLNGITPGTLLSYDAFPANTRSFNISADPARAMVTRLAPHYGAPQCTVKTDFLERVRSGEFLALDIREKHEVLINDLPADIPTVKLPLSRISTAEQVNTAIGTHQKVLVYCASGVRSAKFIKDFQHLNAELFSLPGGVNALTT; via the coding sequence ATGGCTTTGCCCCAGGCAGAACTTAAAAGAACAGCCCGCCACCTCTCCCTCCCCGGGTTTGGCATCGAGCAACAAGAACGCCTCCACAATGCTCATGTACTGATGGTTGGCGCTGGCGGATTGGGTTGCCCGGCTTTACAGTCGCTTGCAGCAGCAGGTATTGGCACCATTACCATTATTGATGATGACACCGTGGACTTAAGCAATATTCACCGCCAGATCCTCTTTGGTGCCGCGGATATTGGAAAGCCCAAGGTTGAGGTGGCAGCTGCGCGCCTGCGTCAACTCCAACCCGGTATCACCATTAATACGCTGCAAGAACGCCTCACCGTGGACAATGCCGTTGAACTTATTGCAGCAGCAGATATTGTGCTGGATGGCTGCGATACCTTTGCCACCTCTTATCTAATTGCCGATGCCGCCGAGCTCACCGGAACTCCCCTGATCTGGGCCACAGTGCTGCGTTTTCATGGCGATCTAGCCCTCTTCCACTCAAGCAACACACAGCGCGGAGTGGGGCTAAGAGACCTCTTCCCCACCCAACCACCAGCGAATTTAGTACCAGATTGTGCAACAGCCGGAGTACTCGGTTCCACCACTGCAGTGATGGGTTCTTTAATGGCAACCCACACCATCGGGTTTTTAGCAGGTCTAAATGGCATCACCCCAGGCACCTTGCTTAGCTATGATGCCTTCCCTGCCAACACCCGCAGCTTCAATATTTCCGCTGACCCGGCGCGAGCAATGGTCACCCGCCTCGCCCCACATTATGGAGCCCCACAGTGCACAGTTAAAACAGATTTTTTGGAGCGAGTGCGCAGCGGTGAATTCCTGGCCCTTGATATTCGGGAGAAGCATGAGGTGCTGATCAATGATCTGCCTGCTGATATCCCCACGGTTAAGTTGCCACTCAGCCGCATTAGCACCGCAGAGCAGGTCAATACAGCGATCGGCACTCACCAAAAAGTGCTGGTCTACTGCGCCTCTGGGGTGCGCAGCGCCAAGTTCATCAAGGATTTCCAACACCTTAATGCTGAGCTTTTTAGTTTGCCCGGCGGTGTCAACGCCTTAACTACCTAG
- a CDS encoding thiazole synthase: MLTIANKTFDSHLIMGTGGASSQALLEQSLKASGTQLTTVAMRYHHATASQGESIFELLKRLNIDLLPNTAGCRTARDAVLTAQLAREALQTNWVKVEVIADEHTLLPDTTELLEACELLVDDDFTVLAYTSDDPVIAQRLEDLGVSAVMPLGSPIGTGLGILNPHNIELITSRAAVPIILDAGIGTASDAALAMELGCDGVLLASAINRAEDPVAMAQAMAHAVTAGRLAAGAGRIPKREHAVASSSFSGLASWSEQVL; the protein is encoded by the coding sequence ATGCTCACAATTGCCAATAAAACCTTTGATTCCCACCTCATCATGGGTACTGGTGGTGCTTCTTCTCAAGCGCTTTTAGAACAATCACTTAAAGCTAGTGGCACCCAATTAACCACGGTTGCCATGCGCTATCACCATGCCACTGCATCTCAAGGGGAATCAATCTTTGAGCTGCTTAAACGCCTTAACATTGATTTACTTCCCAATACCGCAGGTTGTCGCACGGCTCGTGACGCAGTGCTTACCGCTCAGCTGGCCCGCGAGGCTTTACAAACAAATTGGGTCAAAGTAGAGGTCATTGCGGATGAACACACCCTGCTTCCCGATACCACTGAACTTTTAGAGGCCTGTGAGTTGCTGGTTGATGATGATTTCACGGTCTTGGCCTACACCTCTGATGATCCAGTGATTGCTCAGCGCCTCGAAGATCTCGGAGTTTCAGCCGTTATGCCCCTGGGATCTCCCATCGGCACCGGGTTGGGAATCCTCAATCCGCACAATATTGAACTCATCACCAGCCGTGCCGCGGTACCAATAATTTTGGATGCGGGTATCGGCACAGCCTCCGATGCAGCTCTAGCCATGGAACTTGGTTGTGATGGTGTGCTTTTGGCTTCTGCTATCAATCGTGCTGAAGATCCCGTGGCCATGGCTCAAGCAATGGCCCATGCTGTCACCGCGGGACGCCTGGCTGCTGGCGCGGGTCGGATTCCCAAACGTGAGCACGCGGTAGCATCCTCCAGCTTTAGTGGCTTGGCATCGTGGTCTGAGCAGGTGTTATAA
- a CDS encoding Tex family protein, with protein sequence MSLISAQIARELAVREEQVQATIKLLDEGNTVPFIARYRKEVTGGLDDTQLRELEERLSYLRELEDRKQTILAAIEEQGKLSDDLRALILDCDTKARLEDLYLPFKKRRKTKADIAREAGLEELVDKLIKNPGAEAAAVAEAFKTEGFEDSKKVLEGARAILIDRFALDADLVGEVREQMYRTGSMGASVVKGKETEGAKFKDYFEFNEPFKSLPSHRILALLRGENEGVLSLNLDAGDDSIYEGMIAQRFELDTHTSSWLAEAVRWGWRTKLYVSSGLDVRMRLKEKAEEGALDIFATNLRDVLLAAPAGQCATIGLDPGFRNGVKVAVVDQTGKPLATTIVYPHQPQNRWQDAVQELANLCATHSVELMAIGNGTASRETEKLAGEVADLIKTAGGKRPTPVVVSESGASVYSASELAAAEFPDMDVSLRGAVSIARRLQDPLAELVKIDPKAIGVGQYQHDVNQFALAKTLDGVVEDAVNAVGVNLNTASAPLLSRVAGVTSTLAQNIVSYRDENGGFNSRKELNKVPRLGPKAFEQCAGFLRINGGKDPLDASAVHPEAYPVVRRIAEKTGLEVAGLIGNTAVLSKLQPAEFADERFGVPTISDIIAELDKPGRDPRPEFKTASFKEGVEKISDLKPGMILEGTVTNVAAFGAFVDVGVHQDGLVHVSAMSDKFISDPHEVVRSGQVVKVKVMEVDVERKRIGLSLRLNDEPGAAAPKKKPQTSAPKRSEKRQPAAAGSMAEALRRAGLK encoded by the coding sequence ATGTCATTAATTTCTGCACAGATTGCCCGCGAACTAGCCGTAAGAGAAGAACAAGTCCAAGCCACAATTAAGCTCTTGGACGAAGGTAATACTGTTCCTTTTATTGCTCGTTATCGCAAAGAGGTCACCGGCGGCTTGGATGACACACAGCTGCGTGAACTCGAAGAACGCCTGTCCTATTTGCGTGAGCTGGAGGATCGTAAGCAGACAATCCTGGCTGCGATTGAGGAACAAGGAAAACTCAGCGATGATCTGCGTGCGCTGATTTTAGATTGTGACACCAAAGCTCGACTCGAAGATCTCTACCTGCCATTCAAAAAGCGCCGCAAAACCAAAGCGGATATCGCGCGGGAAGCAGGCCTTGAGGAACTCGTCGACAAGCTTATTAAAAACCCAGGTGCTGAGGCCGCAGCTGTAGCAGAGGCCTTTAAGACTGAGGGATTTGAAGATTCTAAAAAGGTGCTTGAGGGCGCCCGCGCCATTTTGATTGACCGTTTTGCGCTGGATGCAGATTTGGTGGGCGAGGTGCGCGAGCAAATGTATCGCACCGGTTCCATGGGTGCCAGCGTGGTCAAAGGTAAAGAAACTGAAGGCGCCAAGTTCAAGGACTACTTCGAATTTAATGAGCCTTTTAAATCCTTGCCTTCCCACCGAATTTTGGCATTGCTGCGCGGTGAAAATGAAGGTGTGTTGAGCCTGAACTTGGATGCTGGCGATGACTCCATTTATGAAGGCATGATTGCGCAGCGTTTTGAGCTTGATACCCATACTTCCAGCTGGTTGGCAGAGGCTGTGCGCTGGGGTTGGCGCACCAAGCTTTATGTTTCCTCCGGACTTGATGTGCGAATGCGCCTAAAAGAAAAGGCCGAGGAGGGTGCGCTGGATATTTTTGCCACCAATCTGCGTGATGTCTTGTTGGCAGCACCTGCTGGTCAGTGCGCCACCATTGGTTTGGACCCAGGATTTCGCAATGGTGTGAAGGTAGCTGTGGTGGATCAAACCGGCAAGCCACTGGCAACCACCATTGTGTACCCTCACCAACCCCAAAACCGCTGGCAGGATGCAGTCCAAGAACTAGCCAACCTCTGTGCCACCCACTCGGTGGAGCTCATGGCAATTGGCAATGGCACCGCCTCCCGCGAAACTGAAAAGCTAGCCGGCGAAGTGGCTGACCTCATTAAGACTGCAGGTGGCAAGCGACCCACTCCAGTTGTTGTTTCAGAATCCGGTGCATCGGTTTACTCAGCTTCAGAGCTGGCAGCAGCAGAATTCCCAGATATGGATGTTTCCTTGCGCGGTGCTGTCTCCATTGCTCGCCGCTTGCAGGATCCTTTGGCTGAGCTGGTAAAAATTGACCCCAAGGCCATTGGTGTGGGCCAATATCAGCACGATGTTAACCAATTTGCGCTCGCCAAGACCCTTGATGGCGTAGTAGAAGATGCAGTAAACGCAGTGGGCGTGAACCTCAATACTGCTTCTGCACCATTGTTAAGCCGAGTTGCTGGCGTGACCTCCACCTTGGCGCAGAATATTGTGAGCTACCGCGATGAAAACGGAGGCTTTAACTCCCGCAAAGAACTTAATAAGGTGCCCCGCCTGGGACCAAAGGCTTTTGAACAATGTGCTGGCTTCCTGCGCATTAATGGTGGCAAGGATCCTTTGGATGCCTCTGCCGTGCACCCCGAGGCGTATCCGGTGGTGCGCCGCATCGCCGAAAAAACTGGCCTGGAGGTAGCAGGGCTAATTGGAAATACTGCGGTGCTTTCAAAGTTGCAGCCAGCAGAGTTTGCTGATGAGCGCTTTGGTGTGCCAACTATTAGCGATATCATCGCTGAGCTGGATAAACCTGGACGTGACCCGCGCCCAGAATTTAAGACCGCAAGCTTTAAAGAAGGTGTGGAGAAAATCTCTGACCTTAAGCCCGGCATGATTTTGGAAGGTACCGTTACCAATGTGGCAGCTTTTGGCGCCTTTGTGGATGTCGGAGTTCACCAAGACGGCCTGGTGCACGTTTCCGCGATGAGCGATAAGTTCATCAGCGATCCCCACGAGGTGGTTCGCTCGGGCCAGGTGGTCAAGGTGAAAGTGATGGAAGTTGATGTAGAGCGCAAGCGCATCGGCCTTTCCCTGCGCCTTAATGATGAACCCGGCGCTGCTGCTCCTAAAAAGAAACCGCAGACCTCCGCACCGAAGCGCAGCGAAAAACGCCAACCGGCCGCTGCAGGTTCCATGGCAGAAGCCCTGCGCCGTGCCGGTCTAAAATAA
- a CDS encoding ankyrin repeat domain-containing protein produces the protein MLPITSGNSDRNLISYVDGGRFDEIMLTGDLTGINKFLNNAGPNARDAHDRPVLNRAAEAGNLMVVARLLDLGANPNIADPQGATALHRAAVIGDDGIVECLINAGAEVDALDCQMRTPLWYAAANHLPDSEVVDVLLRAGANTHHRDVNGVSPEDLL, from the coding sequence GTGCTTCCGATTACATCCGGTAATAGTGACCGGAATTTGATCAGTTATGTTGACGGTGGTCGCTTTGATGAGATTATGCTCACCGGCGACCTCACGGGAATCAACAAGTTCCTTAATAATGCAGGCCCTAATGCCCGCGATGCGCATGATCGGCCAGTGCTCAATCGCGCTGCCGAAGCAGGCAATCTCATGGTTGTCGCGCGCTTACTGGATTTGGGGGCAAACCCCAATATTGCAGATCCCCAAGGAGCTACTGCCCTCCATCGTGCTGCCGTTATTGGCGATGATGGCATCGTGGAATGCCTCATCAATGCCGGCGCCGAGGTAGATGCATTGGACTGCCAGATGCGTACTCCCCTGTGGTACGCCGCCGCCAATCACCTTCCTGATTCCGAGGTGGTTGATGTGCTCTTGCGAGCTGGCGCAAATACCCATCACCGCGATGTTAATGGCGTGAGTCCAGAAGACCTGCTTTAA
- the rimM gene encoding ribosome maturation factor RimM (Essential for efficient processing of 16S rRNA) — translation MSTEQELQIGRVIKSHGIKGEVVVEVTTDEPEIRYEVGETLTGKQAGKEHTLTIDAARFHQGRLLIKFAEVPDRNTADSLRGTRFFAAPLDIEDDEDGFYDHELEGLHIINEGEDIGVVTGVMHGPAGEILEVELNTGKEVLIPFVHAIVPEVDLEAGTATITPPEGLLDL, via the coding sequence ATGAGTACTGAGCAAGAATTGCAAATTGGCCGGGTCATTAAATCCCACGGCATCAAAGGCGAAGTGGTTGTAGAAGTCACCACCGATGAACCAGAGATTCGTTATGAAGTGGGGGAGACACTCACTGGCAAACAGGCTGGCAAAGAGCACACTCTCACCATTGATGCAGCACGTTTCCACCAAGGGCGCCTGCTTATTAAATTTGCCGAAGTACCAGACCGCAACACTGCAGACTCCTTGCGCGGCACCCGCTTTTTCGCAGCACCTTTGGACATTGAAGATGATGAAGATGGCTTCTATGACCATGAGCTAGAAGGCCTGCACATTATTAATGAAGGCGAAGATATTGGTGTTGTTACCGGCGTTATGCACGGTCCCGCTGGAGAAATCCTCGAGGTGGAACTAAATACCGGCAAAGAAGTACTCATCCCCTTTGTGCATGCAATTGTTCCCGAGGTTGATCTCGAGGCAGGTACCGCCACCATCACTCCGCCAGAGGGACTTTTGGATCTTTAA
- a CDS encoding thiamine phosphate synthase — translation MPIQNSPTPLDLRCYVVTGSGSPEHIVRVAQEAAAGGAGVVQVRSKPITARELLELGEKVATAVALANPDTKTLIDDRLDVAAILMRRGLPVHGIHLGQSDIPVAAARELLGAGAIIGLTTGTADLVHAANEYAEIIDYIGAGPFRPTPTKQSGRPPLGFDGYRELVQISKLPIVAIGDVQPADVFELAATGIAGCAMVRAFMEAEYPRSISESVITQFIAGSQA, via the coding sequence GTGCCTATTCAAAATTCCCCTACCCCACTTGACCTGCGATGTTATGTGGTCACCGGCAGTGGATCCCCTGAACATATTGTGCGTGTAGCCCAAGAAGCCGCAGCAGGTGGCGCGGGTGTTGTGCAGGTGCGCTCCAAACCTATAACCGCCCGCGAGCTGCTGGAATTGGGTGAAAAGGTGGCAACCGCAGTTGCGCTTGCCAATCCGGACACCAAGACGCTTATCGACGACCGCCTCGACGTTGCAGCTATTTTAATGCGCCGCGGACTCCCCGTTCACGGCATCCACCTTGGTCAAAGCGATATTCCAGTTGCAGCTGCTCGTGAATTGCTTGGAGCTGGTGCCATCATTGGGCTAACCACCGGAACCGCCGACCTAGTACACGCTGCCAATGAATATGCCGAGATTATTGATTACATCGGCGCTGGCCCATTTCGGCCAACTCCCACCAAGCAATCGGGACGGCCACCACTCGGATTTGATGGTTACCGAGAACTAGTTCAGATTTCCAAGCTCCCCATTGTCGCCATTGGCGATGTCCAACCTGCAGATGTCTTCGAGCTAGCTGCTACCGGAATTGCTGGTTGTGCCATGGTACGTGCCTTTATGGAGGCGGAATACCCCCGCAGCATTTCAGAAAGCGTAATCACCCAATTTATTGCAGGATCACAAGCATGA
- the thiO gene encoding glycine oxidase ThiO, which yields MNDQAIVIGGGIIGLSTCFEYQEAGFQVTLIDRDPISGATQHAGGMLAPMSEVQYQQSELQGLMKASARLYPDLIRRVRRHTDLPTGYRTNGTLLVGADRADATHLGNLLRHMEFEDAAVDPLTIREARALEPALSPRISKALSIEGDHQLDPRLFARALLDAVISRGAELIQDSVLSIDGHNPCRTLTLASGVRVASKSTVVLAAGLGAAKIPGWFSAKNPLNLRPVYGDIMRVRVPESMQPLISKVVRGFVEDRPVYLIPREDGSLTIGASSREDSPQPRTGAIHDLLRDAIRLVPGIADTEFMEATCGARPGTPDDMPYLGRVGSNLIISTGYFRHGILLAALAAKTAVDLTLEKQTLTYINACNPLRHAPEFSRMTP from the coding sequence ATGAATGATCAGGCAATTGTTATTGGTGGCGGCATCATTGGGCTGAGCACTTGTTTTGAATACCAAGAGGCCGGTTTTCAGGTCACGCTTATTGATCGCGATCCGATCTCCGGAGCCACCCAACATGCTGGCGGCATGTTAGCTCCCATGTCAGAGGTGCAATATCAGCAATCTGAGCTGCAAGGATTAATGAAAGCCTCGGCACGGCTCTACCCAGATCTCATTCGTCGAGTACGTCGCCACACAGATCTGCCCACCGGTTATCGAACCAACGGCACCTTATTGGTCGGAGCAGACCGAGCCGATGCCACCCACTTGGGAAATCTGCTGCGCCATATGGAATTTGAGGATGCCGCAGTAGATCCCCTCACGATTCGAGAAGCTCGTGCCTTGGAACCAGCTCTTTCACCACGCATCTCCAAAGCCCTCAGTATCGAAGGAGATCATCAGCTTGATCCCCGACTTTTTGCTAGAGCCTTATTGGACGCAGTTATCAGCCGGGGCGCTGAGCTGATTCAAGATTCAGTGTTGTCTATTGACGGCCACAACCCCTGCCGGACCTTGACTTTGGCCTCGGGGGTGAGGGTGGCGTCGAAAAGCACTGTTGTTTTAGCGGCGGGCCTGGGGGCCGCCAAGATACCGGGCTGGTTTAGTGCTAAAAATCCGCTGAATCTCAGGCCGGTTTATGGCGATATCATGCGGGTTCGAGTGCCGGAATCAATGCAACCATTAATTTCGAAGGTGGTGCGTGGCTTCGTGGAGGATCGCCCTGTTTATCTCATTCCACGCGAGGACGGCAGCTTAACTATTGGTGCGAGTAGCCGCGAGGACAGCCCGCAACCGCGTACCGGTGCAATCCATGACCTGTTGCGCGATGCAATTCGCCTAGTGCCTGGCATTGCAGATACCGAATTTATGGAGGCTACCTGCGGTGCGCGTCCCGGCACCCCGGATGATATGCCCTATTTGGGGCGGGTGGGATCCAACCTGATTATTTCCACCGGCTATTTCCGGCACGGCATTCTTTTAGCGGCACTGGCTGCCAAAACTGCCGTTGACCTCACGCTCGAGAAGCAAACGCTGACTTATATTAATGCCTGCAATCCACTGCGGCATGCTCCTGAATTTTCAAGGATGACACCATGA
- the thiS gene encoding sulfur carrier protein ThiS, which translates to MITFTLNGTTTSREVTTVEELVQQHVGTTEGVAVAINATVLPRSQWSQPLSAGANVDILSAAQGG; encoded by the coding sequence ATGATCACTTTCACCCTTAATGGCACCACCACCTCCCGTGAAGTCACCACTGTGGAGGAATTAGTACAGCAACACGTTGGCACCACCGAGGGTGTAGCTGTGGCAATTAATGCCACAGTATTGCCCCGTTCGCAGTGGTCACAGCCACTTTCCGCGGGCGCTAACGTAGATATTCTCAGCGCCGCGCAGGGAGGTTAA
- a CDS encoding DedA family protein, translating into MTEPLDNQAPAQKTEPELPSFLTKPEKMDIVLFVLLIAMGIFSLCMIPLRAWLLTQPLAYTLIVGGYTSAVVSGANASIGNGTWWIFWLCTLVGALKFMPVYWLMGKRWGMEFIDMSLQYSPRAHRFFKKAVENESTSLYAWVLGLLPFGYLPGPVPSTVLNAIAGLLKIRFLIMLALNAACVLAINGLFIWLGYTFGQEVLDIVNVINRYMLWITIALLAIMFYRASKQMKK; encoded by the coding sequence ATGACTGAACCACTAGATAACCAGGCACCTGCCCAAAAAACAGAGCCGGAGTTACCGTCCTTTTTAACCAAGCCAGAAAAGATGGACATTGTCCTTTTTGTGCTGCTTATTGCCATGGGTATTTTCTCACTGTGCATGATTCCCCTGCGCGCTTGGCTGCTTACTCAACCATTGGCTTATACCTTGATTGTGGGTGGTTACACCAGTGCCGTGGTTTCTGGTGCAAATGCTTCAATAGGAAACGGCACCTGGTGGATCTTTTGGCTGTGCACCCTAGTTGGCGCGTTGAAATTCATGCCGGTGTACTGGCTAATGGGTAAACGCTGGGGCATGGAATTTATTGATATGTCCCTGCAGTATTCGCCCCGCGCTCACCGCTTCTTTAAAAAGGCCGTGGAAAATGAATCCACCAGCCTTTATGCCTGGGTACTTGGCCTTTTACCCTTCGGATATCTGCCTGGCCCAGTTCCCAGCACTGTCCTCAATGCGATTGCCGGCCTGCTCAAAATCCGTTTCCTCATCATGCTGGCGTTAAATGCTGCCTGCGTGCTGGCTATTAATGGCCTTTTTATCTGGTTGGGTTATACCTTCGGCCAAGAGGTGCTTGACATCGTTAATGTGATCAACCGCTATATGCTGTGGATTACCATCGCCTTGCTGGCCATCATGTTCTATCGCGCCAGCAAACAAATGAAGAAATAG
- the rplS gene encoding 50S ribosomal protein L19 — MNLLDKVDSAYLRDDVPAFRPGDTLDVHVKVIEGANTRTQLFKGVVIRRQGGGVRETFTVRKVSFGIGVERTFPVHSPNIEKIEVIRRGDVRRAKLYYLRELRGKAARIKEKR; from the coding sequence ATGAACCTTTTGGATAAGGTCGATTCCGCATACTTGCGCGACGACGTTCCTGCTTTCCGTCCCGGCGATACCCTCGACGTTCACGTCAAGGTTATCGAAGGTGCCAACACCCGTACCCAGCTCTTCAAGGGTGTTGTCATTCGTCGCCAGGGTGGCGGAGTTCGCGAAACCTTCACCGTCCGTAAGGTTTCCTTCGGCATCGGTGTTGAGCGTACCTTCCCAGTACACTCCCCAAACATCGAGAAGATCGAGGTCATCCGTCGTGGTGACGTTCGTCGCGCCAAGCTGTACTACCTGCGCGAGCTGCGCGGTAAGGCTGCCCGCATCAAGGAGAAGCGATAA